One Manihot esculenta cultivar AM560-2 chromosome 6, M.esculenta_v8, whole genome shotgun sequence DNA segment encodes these proteins:
- the LOC110617030 gene encoding SWI/SNF complex subunit SWI3A isoform X4: MEAKHHDSDPRPTRPSEQELDLYTIPSYSSWFAWDDIHETERAGLRDFFDGSSITRTPKIYKEYRDFIINKYREDPSRRLTFTEVRKSLVGDVTLLHKVFQFLDKWGLINFSANSTGDDDLEREETGKFRVEDGPPNGVRVVAMPNSLKPLSVPQSATGNEDIVEHALKLPPLTSYSNVFGELGKQKELLCGNCGETCDSGLYEYIKGHYVLCGKCFKDGRYRENKSKDDFKLNDNVDSSSTNEAVWTEAETLLLLESVLKHGDDWDLVAQDVQTKTKLDCITKLIELPFGDLMLSSAHRNGNVNGLFGSVNNSKQVPLSSSENQDAIKNEDLVHEQTNMNEQNGDAVDEGPPMKRKRTTLLSDAGSSLMKQVALISTITGPDIAAAAAEAAVAALCDETSCPKEIFDGKDTFPTNGLWSPTVHSKPERNSGDIYRTE; encoded by the exons ATGGAGGCAAAGCATCACGACTCGGATCCTAGACCGACCCGGCCAAGCGAACAAGAGCTCGATCTCTACACCATCCCTAGCTACTCGA GCTGGTTTGCGTGGGACGATATCCACGAAACTGAAAGAGCTGGGCTGAGAGACTTCTTCGATGGAAGCTCAATCACAAGAACTCCAAAAATCTATAAAGAATATAGGGACTTTATCATCAACAAGTACCGTGAAGATCCATCTAGAAGGCTTACTTTCACGGAGGTTCGCAAGTCTCTTGTTGGCGACGTTACTTTGCTCCATAAGGTGTTCCAATTCTTGGACAAGTGGGGGTTGATAAATTTCAGTGCGAATTCGACTGGCGACGATGATTTAGAGAGGGAGGAAACGGGTAAGTTTAGGGTTGAGGACGGGCCTCCGAATGGCGTTCGGGTCGTGGCTATGCCGAATTCTCTTAAGCCACTTTCGGTACCGCAAAGTGCGACTGGTAATGAGGATATTGTTGAGCATGCATTGAAATTGCCGCCTTTGACTTCCTATTCGAATGTTTTTGGTGAGCTGGGGAAGCAAAAGGAGCTTCTATGTGGGAATTGTGGTGAAACTTGTGATTCAGGGTTGTATGAGTATATTAag GGCCATTATGTACTTTGTGGGAAATGCTTCAAAGATGGAAGGTACAGAGAAAACAAGTCCAAGGATGATTTCAAGTTGAATGACAATGTTGATAGCAGCAGCACAAATGAAGCTGTTTGGACTGAGGCAGAGACTTTACTTCTTTTAGAATCCGTTCTGAAACATGGGGATGACTGGGATCTTGTCGCTCAAGATGTTCAAACCAAGACTAAACTTGATTGCATTACTAAACTAATTGAGCTGCCATTTGGGGATCTCATGCTGAGTTCTGCACATAGAAATGGTAATGTGAATGGACTATTTGGGAGCGTAAACAACTCAAAACAAGTTCCATTATCTTCATCTGAAAATCAAGACGCAATAAAGAATGAGGATTTAGTGCATGAGCAGACAAATATGAATGAACAGAATGGAGATGCTGTGGATGAAGGTCCTCCAATGAAAAGAAAACGAACCACTTTGCTTTCAGATGCTGGTAGTTCTTTGATGAAACAG GTAGCTCTTATCTCAACCATAACTGGGCCCGATATTGCAGCTGCTGCAGCTGAGGCTGCTGTTGCAGCACTTTGTGATGAAACCTCATGTCCAAAGGAGATTTTTGATGGCAAGGATACTTTTCCAACTAATGGATTATGGTCTCCCACTGTTCATTCCAAGCCAGAAAG aaACTCAGGAGACATATACAGGACAGAATGA
- the LOC110617030 gene encoding SWI/SNF complex subunit SWI3A isoform X1: MEAKHHDSDPRPTRPSEQELDLYTIPSYSSWFAWDDIHETERAGLRDFFDGSSITRTPKIYKEYRDFIINKYREDPSRRLTFTEVRKSLVGDVTLLHKVFQFLDKWGLINFSANSTGDDDLEREETGKFRVEDGPPNGVRVVAMPNSLKPLSVPQSATGNEDIVEHALKLPPLTSYSNVFGELGKQKELLCGNCGETCDSGLYEYIKGHYVLCGKCFKDGRYRENKSKDDFKLNDNVDSSSTNEAVWTEAETLLLLESVLKHGDDWDLVAQDVQTKTKLDCITKLIELPFGDLMLSSAHRNGNVNGLFGSVNNSKQVPLSSSENQDAIKNEDLVHEQTNMNEQNGDAVDEGPPMKRKRTTLLSDAGSSLMKQVALISTITGPDIAAAAAEAAVAALCDETSCPKEIFDGKDTFPTNGLWSPTVHSKPERPHHVEDSEIKESSTQSGFSFSETQETYTGQNDIPLTLRLRTAVATALGAAAAHAKLLADKEDREIENLVTTIIETQLKKLHYKIKRFDNLELIMEEEYAELEDLKESLIEERIDVLQRAITAGMPKWRDQTSVKSFLSDSLL, from the exons ATGGAGGCAAAGCATCACGACTCGGATCCTAGACCGACCCGGCCAAGCGAACAAGAGCTCGATCTCTACACCATCCCTAGCTACTCGA GCTGGTTTGCGTGGGACGATATCCACGAAACTGAAAGAGCTGGGCTGAGAGACTTCTTCGATGGAAGCTCAATCACAAGAACTCCAAAAATCTATAAAGAATATAGGGACTTTATCATCAACAAGTACCGTGAAGATCCATCTAGAAGGCTTACTTTCACGGAGGTTCGCAAGTCTCTTGTTGGCGACGTTACTTTGCTCCATAAGGTGTTCCAATTCTTGGACAAGTGGGGGTTGATAAATTTCAGTGCGAATTCGACTGGCGACGATGATTTAGAGAGGGAGGAAACGGGTAAGTTTAGGGTTGAGGACGGGCCTCCGAATGGCGTTCGGGTCGTGGCTATGCCGAATTCTCTTAAGCCACTTTCGGTACCGCAAAGTGCGACTGGTAATGAGGATATTGTTGAGCATGCATTGAAATTGCCGCCTTTGACTTCCTATTCGAATGTTTTTGGTGAGCTGGGGAAGCAAAAGGAGCTTCTATGTGGGAATTGTGGTGAAACTTGTGATTCAGGGTTGTATGAGTATATTAag GGCCATTATGTACTTTGTGGGAAATGCTTCAAAGATGGAAGGTACAGAGAAAACAAGTCCAAGGATGATTTCAAGTTGAATGACAATGTTGATAGCAGCAGCACAAATGAAGCTGTTTGGACTGAGGCAGAGACTTTACTTCTTTTAGAATCCGTTCTGAAACATGGGGATGACTGGGATCTTGTCGCTCAAGATGTTCAAACCAAGACTAAACTTGATTGCATTACTAAACTAATTGAGCTGCCATTTGGGGATCTCATGCTGAGTTCTGCACATAGAAATGGTAATGTGAATGGACTATTTGGGAGCGTAAACAACTCAAAACAAGTTCCATTATCTTCATCTGAAAATCAAGACGCAATAAAGAATGAGGATTTAGTGCATGAGCAGACAAATATGAATGAACAGAATGGAGATGCTGTGGATGAAGGTCCTCCAATGAAAAGAAAACGAACCACTTTGCTTTCAGATGCTGGTAGTTCTTTGATGAAACAG GTAGCTCTTATCTCAACCATAACTGGGCCCGATATTGCAGCTGCTGCAGCTGAGGCTGCTGTTGCAGCACTTTGTGATGAAACCTCATGTCCAAAGGAGATTTTTGATGGCAAGGATACTTTTCCAACTAATGGATTATGGTCTCCCACTGTTCATTCCAAGCCAGAAAG acctcaCCACGTCGAAGACTCAGAGATAAAGGAGAGCTCCACTCAATCAG gtttttctttttcagaaACTCAGGAGACATATACAGGACAGAATGATATACCTTTAACTTTGCGACTTAGAACTGCAGTTGCAACAGCTCTAGGGGCAGCTGCAGCTCATGCCAAACTATTGGCTGATAAGGAAGACCGAGAAATTGAAAATTTGGTGACAACCATAATTGAAACACAG TTGAAGAAATTGCATTACAAAATCAAGCGTTTTGACAATTTGGAGCTCATAATGGAGGAGGAATATGCTGAATTGGAGGATTTGAAGGAGTCATTGATTGAGGAGCGGATTGATGTTTTACAGAGGGCAATTACTGCTGGCATGCCTAAATGGAGGGATCAAACTTCTGTGAAATCTTTTTTGAGTGATAGTTTACTTTGA
- the LOC110617030 gene encoding SWI/SNF complex subunit SWI3A isoform X2, whose translation MEAKHHDSDPRPTRPSEQELDLYTIPSYSSWFAWDDIHETERAGLRDFFDGSSITRTPKIYKEYRDFIINKYREDPSRRLTFTEVRKSLVGDVTLLHKVFQFLDKWGLINFSANSTGDDDLEREETGKFRVEDGPPNGVRVVAMPNSLKPLSVPQSATGNEDIVEHALKLPPLTSYSNVFGELGKQKELLCGNCGETCDSGLYEYIKGHYVLCGKCFKDGRYRENKSKDDFKLNDNVDSSSTNEAVWTEAETLLLLESVLKHGDDWDLVAQDVQTKTKLDCITKLIELPFGDLMLSSAHRNGNVNGLFGSVNNSKQVPLSSSENQDAIKNEDLVHEQTNMNEQNGDAVDEGPPMKRKRTTLLSDAGSSLMKQVALISTITGPDIAAAAAEAAVAALCDETSCPKEIFDGKDTFPTNGLWSPTVHSKPERPHHVEDSEIKESSTQSETQETYTGQNDIPLTLRLRTAVATALGAAAAHAKLLADKEDREIENLVTTIIETQLKKLHYKIKRFDNLELIMEEEYAELEDLKESLIEERIDVLQRAITAGMPKWRDQTSVKSFLSDSLL comes from the exons ATGGAGGCAAAGCATCACGACTCGGATCCTAGACCGACCCGGCCAAGCGAACAAGAGCTCGATCTCTACACCATCCCTAGCTACTCGA GCTGGTTTGCGTGGGACGATATCCACGAAACTGAAAGAGCTGGGCTGAGAGACTTCTTCGATGGAAGCTCAATCACAAGAACTCCAAAAATCTATAAAGAATATAGGGACTTTATCATCAACAAGTACCGTGAAGATCCATCTAGAAGGCTTACTTTCACGGAGGTTCGCAAGTCTCTTGTTGGCGACGTTACTTTGCTCCATAAGGTGTTCCAATTCTTGGACAAGTGGGGGTTGATAAATTTCAGTGCGAATTCGACTGGCGACGATGATTTAGAGAGGGAGGAAACGGGTAAGTTTAGGGTTGAGGACGGGCCTCCGAATGGCGTTCGGGTCGTGGCTATGCCGAATTCTCTTAAGCCACTTTCGGTACCGCAAAGTGCGACTGGTAATGAGGATATTGTTGAGCATGCATTGAAATTGCCGCCTTTGACTTCCTATTCGAATGTTTTTGGTGAGCTGGGGAAGCAAAAGGAGCTTCTATGTGGGAATTGTGGTGAAACTTGTGATTCAGGGTTGTATGAGTATATTAag GGCCATTATGTACTTTGTGGGAAATGCTTCAAAGATGGAAGGTACAGAGAAAACAAGTCCAAGGATGATTTCAAGTTGAATGACAATGTTGATAGCAGCAGCACAAATGAAGCTGTTTGGACTGAGGCAGAGACTTTACTTCTTTTAGAATCCGTTCTGAAACATGGGGATGACTGGGATCTTGTCGCTCAAGATGTTCAAACCAAGACTAAACTTGATTGCATTACTAAACTAATTGAGCTGCCATTTGGGGATCTCATGCTGAGTTCTGCACATAGAAATGGTAATGTGAATGGACTATTTGGGAGCGTAAACAACTCAAAACAAGTTCCATTATCTTCATCTGAAAATCAAGACGCAATAAAGAATGAGGATTTAGTGCATGAGCAGACAAATATGAATGAACAGAATGGAGATGCTGTGGATGAAGGTCCTCCAATGAAAAGAAAACGAACCACTTTGCTTTCAGATGCTGGTAGTTCTTTGATGAAACAG GTAGCTCTTATCTCAACCATAACTGGGCCCGATATTGCAGCTGCTGCAGCTGAGGCTGCTGTTGCAGCACTTTGTGATGAAACCTCATGTCCAAAGGAGATTTTTGATGGCAAGGATACTTTTCCAACTAATGGATTATGGTCTCCCACTGTTCATTCCAAGCCAGAAAG acctcaCCACGTCGAAGACTCAGAGATAAAGGAGAGCTCCACTCAATCAG aaACTCAGGAGACATATACAGGACAGAATGATATACCTTTAACTTTGCGACTTAGAACTGCAGTTGCAACAGCTCTAGGGGCAGCTGCAGCTCATGCCAAACTATTGGCTGATAAGGAAGACCGAGAAATTGAAAATTTGGTGACAACCATAATTGAAACACAG TTGAAGAAATTGCATTACAAAATCAAGCGTTTTGACAATTTGGAGCTCATAATGGAGGAGGAATATGCTGAATTGGAGGATTTGAAGGAGTCATTGATTGAGGAGCGGATTGATGTTTTACAGAGGGCAATTACTGCTGGCATGCCTAAATGGAGGGATCAAACTTCTGTGAAATCTTTTTTGAGTGATAGTTTACTTTGA
- the LOC110617031 gene encoding ACT domain-containing protein ACR6 isoform X1 encodes MDDGDEYAKLIRRMNSPRVVIDNDASEHATIIKVDTVNRHGTLLEVVQVLTDLNLVITKAYISRDGVWFMDVLYVTGNDGSKVEDESVLNYIQKVLEADANVFNSIGSSIGVLHSSKEHTSIELSGGDRPGLLSEVSAVLADMGCNVVNAEIWTHNARVAAVMHITEQSTGTAIEDPKRLSLIKKLLRNVLKGNGNFRSPRICISSPEETHTGRRLHQMMFAARDFEKLEGVKENSLGPYVNVSDCADRDYTVVTVRCIDRPKLLFDTVFALTDMQYEVFHGTFITGRKEAYQEYYIRHVDGLPISSEAERQRVTECLEAAIKRRASEVLLQVFYFCHVFQTMISRSHILLQGLELEMCTDDRFGLLSDITRILRESGVSIRRAEISTEDGKAKDTFFVTDVSGNPVDPKIVRLIQQQVGHTVLRVRGKANVPPESPKETPRSSLFGTLFRCRSFQNFGLIKSYT; translated from the exons ATGGATGATGGTGATGAGTATGCAAAGCTTATCAGGAGAATGAACTCTCccag AGTTGTGATTGACAATGATGCTAGTGAGCACGCCACAATCATAAAG GTGGATACTGTCAATAGGCATGGTACTCTCCTTGAAGTTGTTCAAGTCCTCACAGACCTAAACCTTGTGATAACAAAAGCTTACATATCACGTGATGGAGTGTGGTTCATGGATG TGTTATATGTGACTGGCAATGATGGGAGCAAAGTTGAAGATGAAAGCGTTCTGAATTACATACAGAAG GTCCTTGAAGCTGATGCAAACGTGTTTAATTCAATAGGGAGCTCTATTGGGGTGCTGCATTCTTCTAAAGAGCATACCTCTATTGAACTATCTGGCGGGGACAGGCCTGGTTTGTTGTCAGAAGTATCTGCAGTACTTGCAGATATGGGATGTAACGTGGTAAATGCCGAGATTTGGACACACAATGCTAGAGTAGCAGCTGTAATGCACATTACAGAACAGTCAACTGGGACTGCTATCGAAGACCCAAAGCGGCTTTCTCTGATCAAGAAGCTGCTTCGTAATGTCCTAAAAGGTAACGGGAATTTTAGGAGCCCAAGAATATGCATTTCTTCCCCTGAGGAAACCCACACAGGGAGAAGACTGCACCAGATGATGTTTGCCGCTAGGGACTTTGAAAAGCTTGAAGGTGTGAAGGAAAACAGCCTAGGACCCTATGTTAATGTGTCGGATTGCGCTGACAGAGATTACACAGTTGTTACAGTAAGGTGCATAGACCGTCCAAAGCTATTATTTGACACTGTTTTCGCTCTAACAGACATGCAGTATGAGGTGTTCCATGGAACGTTTATCACTGGTAGAAAGGAAGCTTACCAG GAGTACTATATCAGGCATGTGGATGGACTCCCTATAAGTTCGGAAGCTGAACGACAAAGGGTTACTGAGTGTCTTGAGGCAGCAATTAAGAGGCGAGCATCAGAGGTATTACTtcaggttttttatttttgccaTGTCTTTCAAACAATGATCAGTCGCTCCCATATTCTCTTGCAGGGACTAGAACTAGAGATGTGCACAGATGACCGCTTTGGACTTCTTTCTGATATTACGAGGATACTTCGGGAAAGCGGCGTGAGCATTAGAAGAGCTGAAATTTCCACCGAGGATGGAAAAGCAAAAGATACTTTCTTTGTCACAGATGTTTCTGGGAACCCTGTTGACCCCAAAATTGTCCGCTTGATTCAGCAACAAGTAGGACATACTGTTTTACGTGTAAGAGGAAAAGCAAATGTGCCTCCTGAATCTCCCAAGGAGACGCCTAGAAGCTCCCTTTTTGGGACCCTTTTCAGATGTCGAAGTTTCCAAAATTTTGGACTTATTAAATCTTACACATAG
- the LOC110617030 gene encoding SWI/SNF complex subunit SWI3A isoform X3: MEAKHHDSDPRPTRPSEQELDLYTIPSYSSWFAWDDIHETERAGLRDFFDGSSITRTPKIYKEYRDFIINKYREDPSRRLTFTEVRKSLVGDVTLLHKVFQFLDKWGLINFSANSTGDDDLEREETGKFRVEDGPPNGVRVVAMPNSLKPLSVPQSATGNEDIVEHALKLPPLTSYSNVFGELGKQKELLCGNCGETCDSGLYEYIKGHYVLCGKCFKDGRYRENKSKDDFKLNDNVDSSSTNEAVWTEAETLLLLESVLKHGDDWDLVAQDVQTKTKLDCITKLIELPFGDLMLSSAHRNGNVNGLFGSVNNSKQVPLSSSENQDAIKNEDLVHEQTNMNEQNGDAVDEGPPMKRKRTTLLSDAGSSLMKQVALISTITGPDIAAAAAEAAVAALCDETSCPKEIFDGKDTFPTNGLWSPTVHSKPERFFFFRNSGDIYRTE, translated from the exons ATGGAGGCAAAGCATCACGACTCGGATCCTAGACCGACCCGGCCAAGCGAACAAGAGCTCGATCTCTACACCATCCCTAGCTACTCGA GCTGGTTTGCGTGGGACGATATCCACGAAACTGAAAGAGCTGGGCTGAGAGACTTCTTCGATGGAAGCTCAATCACAAGAACTCCAAAAATCTATAAAGAATATAGGGACTTTATCATCAACAAGTACCGTGAAGATCCATCTAGAAGGCTTACTTTCACGGAGGTTCGCAAGTCTCTTGTTGGCGACGTTACTTTGCTCCATAAGGTGTTCCAATTCTTGGACAAGTGGGGGTTGATAAATTTCAGTGCGAATTCGACTGGCGACGATGATTTAGAGAGGGAGGAAACGGGTAAGTTTAGGGTTGAGGACGGGCCTCCGAATGGCGTTCGGGTCGTGGCTATGCCGAATTCTCTTAAGCCACTTTCGGTACCGCAAAGTGCGACTGGTAATGAGGATATTGTTGAGCATGCATTGAAATTGCCGCCTTTGACTTCCTATTCGAATGTTTTTGGTGAGCTGGGGAAGCAAAAGGAGCTTCTATGTGGGAATTGTGGTGAAACTTGTGATTCAGGGTTGTATGAGTATATTAag GGCCATTATGTACTTTGTGGGAAATGCTTCAAAGATGGAAGGTACAGAGAAAACAAGTCCAAGGATGATTTCAAGTTGAATGACAATGTTGATAGCAGCAGCACAAATGAAGCTGTTTGGACTGAGGCAGAGACTTTACTTCTTTTAGAATCCGTTCTGAAACATGGGGATGACTGGGATCTTGTCGCTCAAGATGTTCAAACCAAGACTAAACTTGATTGCATTACTAAACTAATTGAGCTGCCATTTGGGGATCTCATGCTGAGTTCTGCACATAGAAATGGTAATGTGAATGGACTATTTGGGAGCGTAAACAACTCAAAACAAGTTCCATTATCTTCATCTGAAAATCAAGACGCAATAAAGAATGAGGATTTAGTGCATGAGCAGACAAATATGAATGAACAGAATGGAGATGCTGTGGATGAAGGTCCTCCAATGAAAAGAAAACGAACCACTTTGCTTTCAGATGCTGGTAGTTCTTTGATGAAACAG GTAGCTCTTATCTCAACCATAACTGGGCCCGATATTGCAGCTGCTGCAGCTGAGGCTGCTGTTGCAGCACTTTGTGATGAAACCTCATGTCCAAAGGAGATTTTTGATGGCAAGGATACTTTTCCAACTAATGGATTATGGTCTCCCACTGTTCATTCCAAGCCAGAAAG gtttttctttttcagaaACTCAGGAGACATATACAGGACAGAATGA
- the LOC110617031 gene encoding ACT domain-containing protein ACR6 isoform X2: MDDGDEYAKLIRRMNSPRVVIDNDASEHATIIKVDTVNRHGTLLEVVQVLTDLNLVITKAYISRDGVWFMDVLYVTGNDGSKVEDESVLNYIQKVLEADANVFNSIGSSIGVLHSSKEHTSIELSGGDRPGLLSEVSAVLADMGCNVVNAEIWTHNARVAAVMHITEQSTGTAIEDPKRLSLIKKLLRNVLKGNGNFRSPRICISSPEETHTGRRLHQMMFAARDFEKLEGVKENSLGPYVNVSDCADRDYTVVTVRCIDRPKLLFDTVFALTDMQYEVFHGTFITGRKEAYQEYYIRHVDGLPISSEAERQRVTECLEAAIKRRASEGLELEMCTDDRFGLLSDITRILRESGVSIRRAEISTEDGKAKDTFFVTDVSGNPVDPKIVRLIQQQVGHTVLRVRGKANVPPESPKETPRSSLFGTLFRCRSFQNFGLIKSYT; this comes from the exons ATGGATGATGGTGATGAGTATGCAAAGCTTATCAGGAGAATGAACTCTCccag AGTTGTGATTGACAATGATGCTAGTGAGCACGCCACAATCATAAAG GTGGATACTGTCAATAGGCATGGTACTCTCCTTGAAGTTGTTCAAGTCCTCACAGACCTAAACCTTGTGATAACAAAAGCTTACATATCACGTGATGGAGTGTGGTTCATGGATG TGTTATATGTGACTGGCAATGATGGGAGCAAAGTTGAAGATGAAAGCGTTCTGAATTACATACAGAAG GTCCTTGAAGCTGATGCAAACGTGTTTAATTCAATAGGGAGCTCTATTGGGGTGCTGCATTCTTCTAAAGAGCATACCTCTATTGAACTATCTGGCGGGGACAGGCCTGGTTTGTTGTCAGAAGTATCTGCAGTACTTGCAGATATGGGATGTAACGTGGTAAATGCCGAGATTTGGACACACAATGCTAGAGTAGCAGCTGTAATGCACATTACAGAACAGTCAACTGGGACTGCTATCGAAGACCCAAAGCGGCTTTCTCTGATCAAGAAGCTGCTTCGTAATGTCCTAAAAGGTAACGGGAATTTTAGGAGCCCAAGAATATGCATTTCTTCCCCTGAGGAAACCCACACAGGGAGAAGACTGCACCAGATGATGTTTGCCGCTAGGGACTTTGAAAAGCTTGAAGGTGTGAAGGAAAACAGCCTAGGACCCTATGTTAATGTGTCGGATTGCGCTGACAGAGATTACACAGTTGTTACAGTAAGGTGCATAGACCGTCCAAAGCTATTATTTGACACTGTTTTCGCTCTAACAGACATGCAGTATGAGGTGTTCCATGGAACGTTTATCACTGGTAGAAAGGAAGCTTACCAG GAGTACTATATCAGGCATGTGGATGGACTCCCTATAAGTTCGGAAGCTGAACGACAAAGGGTTACTGAGTGTCTTGAGGCAGCAATTAAGAGGCGAGCATCAGAG GGACTAGAACTAGAGATGTGCACAGATGACCGCTTTGGACTTCTTTCTGATATTACGAGGATACTTCGGGAAAGCGGCGTGAGCATTAGAAGAGCTGAAATTTCCACCGAGGATGGAAAAGCAAAAGATACTTTCTTTGTCACAGATGTTTCTGGGAACCCTGTTGACCCCAAAATTGTCCGCTTGATTCAGCAACAAGTAGGACATACTGTTTTACGTGTAAGAGGAAAAGCAAATGTGCCTCCTGAATCTCCCAAGGAGACGCCTAGAAGCTCCCTTTTTGGGACCCTTTTCAGATGTCGAAGTTTCCAAAATTTTGGACTTATTAAATCTTACACATAG